The following coding sequences lie in one Salmo salar chromosome ssa13, Ssal_v3.1, whole genome shotgun sequence genomic window:
- the LOC106568105 gene encoding uncharacterized protein: protein MYMPKYCLCQSKSRHCNPVIVSQTHQERHSGIFSALQVPNLPKHITEIKINKEWEQQGHIVTQHQGDLFTNLKPGSECQIHSHKEHIPSSVLHTHANTTFRFSLDRQIYRNYAPPSSTPQTRTDPKPLIASQTNTTAHVKPITETPNHINTDFRSTPTPHKHTSPTHRLIPQARPYTITELLTHKAINPKYNPLLPPSRMAHLGSYTLTHPNQTHQMIHPVFLLSSTIPQPSRDDPRLAHSHPADKDLLLLPPSPQCSRPAPLQRRLQCVEASLAANQDRITTLLNIIQDLEMSHALSKGRRCYRTGQDLRECSTCQKTACIVYSVEYDFRQQERCFLEVLYPQRADNNTPPSLPHNSTLLTNAITKTMTKSKVKSKKLCKMLFQWLPRKIQRTKSSFHQLSPDHLNS from the exons ATGTATATGCCAAAGTATTGTCTCTGTCAAAGCAAAAGTAGACACTGTAATCCTGTCATCGTATCACAGACACATCAGGAAAGACACTCTGGAATATTCAGTGCATTACAGGTACCTAACCTTCCAAAACACATCACTGAAATAAAGATAAACAAAGAATGGGAACAGCAGGGGCACATTGTCACACAACATCAGGGAGACCTTTTCACAAACCTAAAACCTGGATCTGAGTGTCAGATACATTCTCACAAAGAGCACATTCCCTCCAGCGTGTTACATACACATGCAAATACCACATTTAGATTCAGCCTTGACAGGCAGATATACAGAAATTATGCTCCACCTTCCAGCACACCACAGACACGAACAGATCCTAAGCCCCTCATTGCATCACAGACAAACACTACTGCACATGTCAAACCCATCACCGAAACACCAAACCACATAAACACAGACTTCCGTTCCACACCaaccccacacaaacacacaagcccCACACACCGACTCATACCACAGGCCCGTCCATACACAATCACTGAGCTCCTCACGCACAAAGCCATAAACCCCAAGTACAACCCCCTTTTACCACCATCACGCATGGCACACCTAGGATCCTACACCCTCACCCATCCCAATCAGACACACCAGATGATCCATCCAGTATTTTTGTTGTCAAGTACCATCCCACAACCCTCCCGAGACGACCCTAGGCTGGCTCACTCCCACCCGGCTGATAAagacctgctgctgctgccccCCTCCCCACAGTGCAGCAGGCCAGCCCCTCTCCAGAGGAGGCTGCAGTGTGTGGAGGCCAGCCTGGCAGCCAACCAGGACAGGATCACTACACTTCTCAACATCATCCAAGACCTTGAGATGAGCCATGCTCTCAGCAAGGG TCGGCGATGCTACAGGACAGGCCAGGACCTCCGGGAGTGCTCCACCTGTCAGAAGACTGCTTGTATTGTATATAG TGTGGAGTATGACTTCAGGCAGCAAGAGAGATGTTTCTTGGAGGTTTTGTATCCTCAGAGGGCTGACAACaacactcctccctccctgccccacAACAGCACCCTGCTGACGAACGCCATCACTAAGACCATGACCAAGTCCAAGGTCAAAAGCAAGAAGTTGTGCAAGATGCTTTTCCAATGGCTGCCTAGGAAAATTCAGAGGACAAAGTCCTCCTTTCACCAACTCTCTCCAGATCATTTGAATTCCTAG